The Dokdonella koreensis DS-123 genome has a segment encoding these proteins:
- a CDS encoding serine/threonine-protein kinase: MSGSTVTFEPGGALRCRLVSTMLVDTLPALEAGTQIGPFRVLRLVGQGGLGVVYLAERADGAFEQQVALKLIAPEVDPGVAEILLERERRLLARLHHPNIARLLDGGRSSTGLLWFAMDAVQGVRIDLWCDERGLDARARIRLVAEVCTAVAYAHARLVVHRDIKPSNILVDDAGVPRLLDFGIAAALDDASDDPARRASTPGYASPEQRRGDPAGIAQDIYQIGRLLQTLLEGRLSRHERADAEAILRRALAEQPEHRYANVDALAADLRAILEHRPVAARGSALAYRLGRLLRRHRLTAGALVLGALTLVGVVGYFLWSLDRERDRAEREAQTARHVSEFMVGLFRAADPALHGGRVPTIDTVLADAPERIERELATEPLVMAELLTTIGRTFVALRDFTRAQPPLRKAVELTRAQPQTPPLVRAERLRALAITLYDIERIDERRALLVEAIAGLDPDSREHARTYNITQQNLAMADLSAGDRTAAIERLRLALDHGRRLLAEGEPSLVADLLGLASALAEDGDPSEALALYQDAYASGREYLGVRHPYTILAAGGLAGSLARVGRHTEATQPMREAVAGALQLYGNPSPNYALALLQSAEVTAAAGRHGEAVPVLRQALAVCEQLPPGNDTLSVNVLEALGDTLLAGGDAVAAEASYRRMLDLNRDGSGAQTLDRGQRPLKLAGALAAQGRCTEAAQWRQTARQRAERFPPDAALRARLDAPLAACD, encoded by the coding sequence ATGAGCGGCTCGACGGTCACCTTCGAGCCCGGTGGCGCGCTGCGCTGCCGGCTGGTCTCGACGATGCTGGTGGACACGCTGCCCGCGCTGGAGGCCGGTACCCAGATCGGTCCGTTCCGTGTGCTGCGGCTCGTCGGCCAGGGCGGCCTCGGCGTGGTCTACCTCGCCGAACGCGCCGACGGTGCGTTCGAGCAGCAGGTGGCGCTCAAGCTGATCGCGCCGGAGGTCGATCCCGGCGTCGCCGAGATCCTGCTCGAACGCGAGCGCCGGCTGCTGGCGCGCCTGCACCATCCGAACATCGCCCGCCTGCTCGACGGCGGCCGCAGCAGCACGGGCCTGCTGTGGTTCGCGATGGACGCGGTGCAGGGCGTGCGCATCGACCTGTGGTGCGACGAACGTGGCCTCGACGCGCGTGCACGCATCCGGCTGGTGGCCGAGGTCTGCACGGCGGTCGCCTATGCCCACGCGCGCCTGGTCGTGCATCGCGACATCAAGCCCTCGAACATCCTCGTCGACGACGCCGGCGTGCCGCGACTGCTCGACTTCGGCATCGCCGCGGCGCTGGACGACGCCAGCGACGATCCCGCGCGGCGCGCCTCGACACCCGGCTATGCCAGCCCGGAACAGCGCCGCGGCGATCCGGCCGGGATCGCCCAGGACATCTACCAGATCGGCCGGCTGCTGCAGACCCTGCTCGAAGGCCGGCTGTCACGGCACGAGCGTGCCGATGCCGAGGCGATCCTGCGGCGCGCGCTGGCCGAGCAGCCCGAGCACCGCTACGCCAACGTCGATGCACTGGCGGCGGACCTGCGCGCGATACTCGAACACCGCCCGGTCGCGGCACGCGGCAGCGCGCTGGCGTATCGCCTGGGCCGCCTGCTGCGGCGCCACCGCCTGACGGCCGGTGCGCTGGTGCTCGGTGCCCTGACCCTGGTCGGCGTGGTGGGCTATTTCCTGTGGAGCCTGGACCGGGAGCGCGACCGCGCCGAGCGCGAGGCACAGACGGCCCGGCACGTCAGCGAGTTCATGGTGGGACTGTTCCGTGCCGCCGACCCGGCGCTGCACGGCGGCCGCGTCCCGACCATCGACACGGTGCTGGCCGATGCACCCGAGCGCATCGAGCGCGAGCTGGCCACCGAACCCCTGGTCATGGCCGAGCTGCTGACCACGATCGGCCGCACCTTCGTGGCCTTGCGCGATTTCACGCGCGCCCAGCCGCCGCTGCGCAAGGCGGTCGAATTGACCCGCGCGCAGCCGCAGACCCCGCCGCTCGTGCGGGCCGAGCGCCTGCGGGCGCTGGCGATCACGCTGTACGACATCGAGCGGATCGACGAGCGGCGCGCGCTGCTGGTCGAGGCGATCGCCGGCCTGGACCCGGACTCCCGCGAGCATGCGCGCACGTACAACATCACCCAGCAGAACCTGGCGATGGCCGACCTGTCGGCCGGCGACAGGACCGCCGCGATCGAACGCCTGCGCCTGGCGCTCGATCATGGCCGCCGCCTGCTGGCCGAGGGCGAACCCTCGCTGGTCGCGGACCTGCTCGGCCTGGCCAGTGCGCTGGCCGAGGACGGCGATCCGTCCGAGGCGCTGGCGCTCTACCAGGACGCCTATGCCAGCGGCCGCGAATACCTGGGCGTACGCCATCCGTACACGATCCTGGCGGCCGGTGGCCTGGCCGGCAGCTTGGCGCGGGTCGGGCGGCACACTGAGGCGACGCAGCCGATGCGCGAAGCCGTCGCGGGGGCCTTGCAGCTCTACGGGAATCCCTCGCCGAACTATGCGCTGGCCCTGCTGCAGAGCGCGGAGGTCACCGCGGCCGCGGGCCGGCACGGCGAGGCCGTGCCGGTGCTCCGGCAGGCGCTGGCCGTCTGCGAGCAGCTGCCGCCCGGCAATGACACGCTCAGCGTGAACGTGCTGGAGGCCCTCGGCGATACGCTGCTGGCCGGCGGCGATGCCGTGGCGGCCGAGGCCAGCTACCGCCGCATGCTCGACCTCAACCGCGACGGCAGCGGTGCCCAGACACTGGATCGCGGCCAGCGGCCGCTCAAGCTGGCCGGCGCCCTCGCCGCGCAGGGGCGGTGCACCGAGGCGGCGCAGTGGCGGCAGACCGCCCGGCAGCGCGCCGAGCGCTTCCCACCCGATGCCGCACTGCGGGCCCGGCTCGATGCACCGCTGGCGGCGTGCGACTGA
- a CDS encoding S8 family serine peptidase, with the protein MSVLTLSRPALAAAVLLALATRGEAAPPLLHTLPLQAPAPETIQSLREDATLLVLQAGAFDPLRERIAFPAARAAARADARYGIVQYRAGQSAAARAAIARAGAEIVGHLPNTAFQVRGDADALARIGNAPAVRWSAPYPAGFKLATGLLDGSVAARHAPSGRVALEIHGFRGESIERLVDVLRATGIDLGIGTRAGAFDLPSVRVDVHPAALDALLLAASSIEGIAWIEPYLPATLHNRDSVGPIQANQASCTAPDGEGACADGLDPARATLWRRGLTGHGQIVAIADSGLDRNEDWFAGLDLGAGPNIAITDADDPAPAPLATGATYPDRKVYAYWVQPGASAYDNNQFCEAYNRYHGTHVTGTAAGDAAPYARPGAVDYTDGDGMAPGAQVLFQDLGDDATGCLSIADFGATLAQAYAGGAGIHNDSWGNSSGGYYVGHDVRADAALWSSENLLVVAAAGNSGPEATTTGSPGNAKNVLAVGSTRHGHLTATSAFSSRGPTMDGRRKPDIMAPGESIVSARGNDDNGAAVQAPQTQALSGTSMAAPTVTGGAALLRQYFGDGWYPFGRATPRERSEPAGTLLKAALINGTAPISTNWPSHNVGWGRIWLENSLYFQGGTRGLRHWVRDNGAGLETGDVDTFPVTVAAGEELRVTLTWFDPEAALAASPALVNDLDLVAVAPDGRQYLGNVFHAGQSATGGSPDRLNTVEHLRVIAPVAGAWTLRVIAHAVPGNGRPTSHRQGYALVVGARMGVLGDRLLADGFGADDTPGVAAPASLQTTGNGEEGVRIAAQPVAGADGYQLYRADGSCATADPGRFRFVGQSPSATLLDTRSQGGAAYAYRVRAVKDGAEGPLSHACVDVVSADACSMSLNFDGDSLAAASAHATCTVGLSWQPATANCPGKAVAYRVLRDTTPLFTAPQVVATVDMPAYSDTDVVDGQPRFYQVEAFDEAGNTTRSHIIGTTPSGTGSTGAGVWTDDADTRTNLQQQWPWSITNAAAANGSFSYRSAPGPAYPADTCAAIATVPLTLAAGTPQLRYAARYQLESEWDGVVVELSADGGATWTPLVPAGGYPGSFAQTMDPPVNACGYPASQSAFTGESAGFAAGQFVQISHDLSAYAGQGVLVRWRLSSDPAMQAAGFYLDDIRVDAELPGTCQAGP; encoded by the coding sequence ATGTCCGTCCTGACCCTGTCGCGGCCTGCGCTCGCCGCTGCCGTCCTGCTCGCGCTGGCCACCCGCGGCGAGGCCGCCCCGCCCCTGCTGCACACCCTGCCGCTGCAGGCACCCGCCCCGGAAACGATCCAGAGCCTGCGCGAGGACGCGACCCTGCTGGTGCTGCAGGCCGGCGCCTTCGATCCGCTGCGCGAACGCATCGCGTTCCCGGCGGCGCGCGCCGCAGCGCGCGCGGATGCACGCTACGGCATCGTCCAGTACCGCGCCGGGCAGTCGGCGGCGGCACGGGCCGCGATCGCGCGCGCCGGCGCCGAGATCGTCGGCCACCTGCCGAACACGGCCTTCCAGGTCCGCGGCGACGCCGATGCACTGGCGCGCATCGGCAACGCGCCGGCGGTGCGCTGGAGCGCCCCGTACCCGGCCGGCTTCAAGCTCGCGACCGGTCTGCTCGACGGCAGCGTGGCCGCGCGCCACGCGCCGTCGGGCCGCGTCGCGCTCGAGATCCACGGTTTCCGCGGGGAATCGATCGAGCGGCTGGTCGACGTGCTGCGGGCGACCGGCATCGACCTCGGCATCGGCACGCGTGCCGGCGCCTTCGACCTGCCCTCGGTCCGGGTGGATGTCCATCCGGCCGCGCTCGACGCCCTGCTGCTGGCCGCCTCGTCGATCGAGGGCATCGCCTGGATCGAGCCCTACCTGCCGGCCACCCTGCACAACCGCGATTCGGTCGGCCCGATCCAGGCCAACCAGGCCTCGTGCACCGCGCCGGACGGCGAAGGCGCCTGCGCGGACGGGCTGGACCCGGCACGCGCCACGCTCTGGCGGCGCGGCCTGACCGGTCACGGCCAGATCGTGGCGATCGCCGACAGCGGCCTGGACCGCAACGAAGACTGGTTCGCCGGGCTCGACCTGGGCGCCGGCCCGAACATCGCCATCACCGATGCGGACGATCCGGCACCCGCTCCGCTGGCGACCGGCGCGACCTACCCGGACCGCAAGGTGTACGCCTACTGGGTGCAGCCGGGCGCGAGCGCGTACGACAACAACCAGTTCTGCGAGGCCTACAACCGCTACCACGGCACGCACGTGACCGGCACCGCGGCCGGCGACGCCGCGCCGTACGCGAGGCCGGGTGCCGTCGACTACACCGACGGCGACGGCATGGCACCGGGCGCCCAGGTGCTGTTCCAGGACCTCGGCGACGATGCCACCGGCTGCCTGTCGATCGCCGATTTCGGGGCGACCCTGGCCCAGGCCTACGCCGGCGGCGCCGGCATCCACAACGACAGCTGGGGCAATTCCAGCGGCGGCTACTACGTCGGCCACGACGTCAGGGCCGATGCGGCACTGTGGTCGAGCGAGAACCTGCTGGTGGTCGCCGCCGCCGGCAATTCCGGACCGGAGGCCACCACCACCGGCTCGCCGGGCAATGCCAAGAACGTGCTGGCCGTCGGGTCGACGCGGCATGGCCACCTGACGGCGACCTCGGCGTTCTCCAGCCGCGGGCCGACGATGGACGGCCGGCGCAAGCCGGACATCATGGCGCCCGGCGAATCCATCGTGTCGGCGCGCGGCAACGACGACAACGGTGCCGCCGTGCAGGCACCGCAGACGCAGGCGCTCAGCGGCACCTCGATGGCGGCGCCGACGGTCACCGGCGGCGCCGCGCTGCTGCGCCAGTACTTCGGCGACGGCTGGTACCCGTTCGGGCGCGCGACGCCGCGCGAACGCAGCGAGCCGGCGGGCACCCTGCTCAAGGCCGCGCTGATCAACGGCACCGCGCCGATCTCGACCAACTGGCCCAGCCACAACGTCGGCTGGGGACGGATCTGGCTCGAGAACAGCCTCTACTTCCAGGGCGGCACGCGCGGCCTGCGACACTGGGTCCGCGACAACGGCGCCGGCCTGGAAACCGGCGACGTCGACACCTTCCCCGTGACGGTGGCCGCGGGCGAGGAGCTGCGCGTCACGCTGACCTGGTTCGATCCGGAAGCGGCGCTGGCGGCCAGCCCGGCCCTGGTCAACGACCTCGACCTGGTGGCGGTGGCGCCGGATGGCCGCCAGTACCTCGGCAATGTGTTCCATGCCGGTCAGTCCGCGACCGGCGGCAGCCCGGACCGGCTCAACACGGTCGAGCACCTGCGCGTGATCGCACCGGTGGCCGGCGCCTGGACGCTGCGCGTGATCGCGCACGCGGTTCCCGGCAATGGCCGGCCGACCAGCCACCGCCAGGGCTATGCGCTGGTGGTGGGCGCGCGCATGGGCGTGCTCGGCGACCGGCTGCTGGCCGACGGCTTCGGTGCGGACGATACGCCGGGCGTGGCCGCGCCGGCCTCGCTGCAGACGACCGGCAACGGCGAAGAGGGCGTGCGCATCGCGGCGCAGCCGGTGGCCGGCGCCGACGGCTACCAGCTCTACCGCGCCGACGGCAGCTGCGCGACCGCCGACCCGGGCCGCTTCCGCTTCGTCGGCCAGTCGCCGTCGGCGACGCTGCTCGACACGCGCAGCCAGGGCGGCGCCGCCTACGCCTACCGCGTCCGCGCCGTGAAGGACGGCGCGGAGGGACCGCTCTCGCACGCCTGCGTGGACGTGGTCTCCGCCGATGCCTGCTCGATGTCGCTGAACTTCGACGGCGACTCGCTGGCCGCCGCGTCGGCGCACGCGACCTGCACCGTCGGGCTGTCGTGGCAGCCGGCCACGGCGAACTGCCCCGGCAAGGCGGTCGCCTACCGGGTGCTGCGCGACACGACGCCGCTGTTCACCGCGCCCCAGGTCGTCGCGACCGTGGACATGCCGGCCTACAGCGACACCGATGTCGTCGACGGCCAGCCGCGCTTCTACCAGGTCGAGGCCTTCGACGAGGCCGGCAACACCACCCGCTCGCACATCATCGGCACCACGCCGAGCGGCACCGGCAGCACCGGCGCCGGTGTCTGGACCGACGATGCCGACACGCGCACGAACCTGCAGCAGCAATGGCCGTGGTCGATCACCAACGCCGCGGCCGCCAACGGCAGCTTCAGCTACCGCAGTGCGCCGGGCCCGGCTTATCCGGCCGATACCTGCGCGGCGATCGCCACCGTGCCGCTCACGCTGGCGGCGGGCACGCCGCAGCTGCGTTATGCGGCGCGCTACCAGCTGGAATCGGAATGGGACGGCGTGGTCGTGGAACTGTCGGCCGACGGCGGTGCCACCTGGACGCCGCTGGTGCCCGCCGGCGGCTACCCGGGCAGTTTCGCGCAGACGATGGACCCGCCGGTCAACGCCTGCGGCTATCCGGCCTCGCAGAGCGCGTTCACCGGCGAATCGGCCGGCTTCGCCGCCGGCCAGTTCGTCCAGATCAGCCACGACCTGAGTGCCTACGCCGGCCAGGGCGTACTGGTGCGCTGGCGGCTGAGCTCGGACCCGGCCATGCAGGCGGCCGGGTTCTACCTGGACGACATCCGCGTCGACGCCGAGCTGCCCGGCACGTGCCAGGCCGGTCCTTGA
- a CDS encoding winged helix-turn-helix domain-containing protein — protein sequence MTSSALATPGGFAAGAPPTAALWSRAHAAITLAPVTRRLRFGSHLIDLATRELSEDGRLRPLSPRVFDCLAYLIEHRDRAVGRDELMAAVWGKADVADTQLAQVMLKARRAIGDSGEAQQMIRTVAGFGYRWVAEVVAESDDPEPPPAADAGITPDEAPAAGPAAIPAPATEPAPRPTSPDRRWWGAGAVLALVLAGLAALAWQRQRLASAPAVPPPAATTAPAGSVPPQADNLVAVLPATVDAPAEWSWLRLGVMEFVAGRLRHAGQRVAPSENVVSLLRSGTDAAALAERVQRTLEPRWQVVPQIRQADAGWTVNLELRERGGAPRAFPGRADDAMTAARIATDQLLGAVGGTATEAATPAASPDAEERLSRIDAALLIDDLETARRLVLAAPAAVRATPELRLREAEIDFVAGRNEEAGRVLARLLDDLPAETYPLLRARVVSGLGAVHVRLGEIAQAERETTDALALLESHGDPALIGKTHMRRGVARSLLGRHDDALADFAQARIAMQLAGDSLGLAQIELNEGALNGMRNHPAAALASFERAAVQFERFGISGELAAALANQVVAHRALLQPAAGLATSERGLALLAGPLNVETAQLIKLRRAQALVDSGRWREADGLLEELSRAIDTAREPGSALLVAIERARVALARGQVEDALALAAPASAATTGPDLDSARADAWLISLRALRRLDRVAEATQAAQAFSTWAESTGNSSVRIQAQLALAEQAVAEGRPSAADPLYAQALSDANRQNVPLDLAEVAISWADTLIARGELRRAVPIVGQLDRYAAGDFAAAALQARLYRALGQAQAWRSALDRAQALAGERSLPPDADPEPGKH from the coding sequence CTGCCTGGCCTACCTGATCGAGCACCGCGACCGTGCCGTCGGCCGTGACGAGCTGATGGCGGCGGTCTGGGGCAAGGCCGACGTGGCCGATACCCAGCTGGCGCAGGTCATGCTGAAGGCACGCCGCGCGATCGGCGATTCCGGCGAAGCGCAACAGATGATCCGCACGGTCGCCGGCTTCGGCTACCGCTGGGTGGCCGAGGTCGTCGCCGAAAGCGACGACCCCGAACCTCCGCCGGCCGCCGACGCCGGCATCACGCCGGACGAAGCGCCGGCCGCCGGCCCGGCGGCGATCCCGGCACCAGCGACCGAGCCGGCCCCCCGGCCGACTTCGCCCGACCGCCGGTGGTGGGGTGCGGGCGCGGTACTCGCGCTGGTCCTCGCCGGCCTGGCGGCGCTCGCCTGGCAGCGCCAGCGCCTGGCGAGCGCACCGGCGGTACCGCCCCCGGCCGCAACCACCGCACCGGCCGGGTCCGTCCCGCCGCAGGCCGACAACCTGGTCGCGGTGCTGCCGGCCACGGTGGACGCCCCGGCCGAATGGTCCTGGCTGCGGCTGGGCGTCATGGAATTCGTGGCCGGCCGCCTGCGCCATGCCGGCCAGCGCGTCGCGCCGAGCGAGAACGTCGTCTCGCTGCTGCGGTCGGGCACCGACGCGGCGGCATTGGCCGAACGCGTGCAGCGCACGCTCGAACCGCGCTGGCAGGTGGTCCCGCAGATCCGCCAGGCCGATGCCGGCTGGACCGTGAACCTGGAGCTGCGCGAGCGCGGCGGTGCCCCGCGGGCATTCCCGGGACGGGCCGACGACGCGATGACCGCGGCGCGGATCGCCACCGACCAGCTCCTCGGCGCGGTCGGCGGCACCGCCACCGAGGCGGCGACACCGGCCGCCAGCCCGGACGCGGAGGAGCGCCTGTCGCGCATCGACGCCGCCCTGCTGATCGACGACCTGGAGACGGCGCGGCGCCTGGTGCTGGCCGCCCCCGCCGCGGTGCGCGCCACGCCGGAACTGCGGCTGCGCGAGGCGGAGATCGACTTCGTCGCCGGCCGCAACGAGGAGGCCGGCCGCGTGCTGGCGCGCCTGCTCGACGACCTTCCCGCCGAAACCTATCCGCTGCTGCGGGCACGCGTCGTCAGCGGGCTGGGCGCCGTGCACGTGCGCCTGGGCGAGATCGCCCAGGCCGAGCGCGAGACCACCGACGCACTGGCCCTGCTCGAGAGCCACGGCGACCCGGCCCTGATCGGCAAGACCCATATGCGGCGCGGCGTCGCCCGCAGCCTGCTCGGCCGTCACGACGATGCCCTGGCCGACTTCGCGCAGGCGCGCATCGCGATGCAGCTGGCCGGCGACTCGCTCGGCCTGGCGCAGATCGAACTCAACGAAGGCGCGCTCAACGGCATGCGCAACCATCCGGCCGCCGCGCTCGCCAGCTTCGAGCGTGCCGCCGTGCAGTTCGAGCGCTTCGGCATTTCCGGCGAGCTGGCGGCCGCCCTGGCCAACCAGGTCGTCGCGCATCGCGCGCTGCTGCAGCCCGCCGCCGGCCTCGCCACCAGCGAGCGCGGCCTGGCCCTGCTCGCCGGACCGCTGAACGTCGAGACCGCCCAGCTCATCAAGCTGCGGCGCGCCCAGGCCCTGGTGGACTCGGGCCGGTGGCGCGAGGCCGATGGCCTGCTCGAGGAACTCAGTCGCGCGATCGACACCGCGCGCGAGCCCGGGTCGGCGCTGCTGGTCGCGATCGAGCGCGCACGCGTCGCGCTGGCACGCGGCCAGGTCGAGGACGCGCTGGCGCTGGCCGCACCGGCCAGCGCGGCGACGACCGGCCCGGACCTGGACAGCGCGCGCGCCGACGCCTGGCTGATCTCGCTGCGCGCCTTGCGCCGGCTGGACCGGGTCGCCGAAGCGACGCAGGCCGCGCAGGCGTTCTCGACCTGGGCCGAGAGCACCGGCAACAGCTCGGTGCGCATCCAGGCGCAGCTGGCGCTGGCCGAGCAGGCCGTCGCCGAAGGCCGCCCATCGGCGGCCGATCCGCTGTACGCGCAGGCGCTCAGCGACGCCAACCGGCAGAACGTGCCGCTCGACCTGGCCGAGGTCGCGATCTCCTGGGCCGATACGCTGATCGCCCGTGGCGAGCTGCGCCGTGCCGTGCCGATCGTCGGCCAGCTGGACCGCTACGCGGCCGGCGACTTCGCCGCCGCCGCGCTGCAGGCCCGCCTGTATCGCGCGCTGGGCCAGGCGCAGGCCTGGCGCTCGGCGCTCGACCGCGCCCAGGCGCTGGCCGGCGAGCGTTCGCTGCCCCCCGATGCCGATCCGGAACCTGGCAAGCACTGA
- a CDS encoding ECF-type sigma factor, producing the protein MEPLDDITRLLDQARDGEHEAWTRLLRSAYGDIKRLARRQLAQGATMPTLNTTGLVNEWYLRVADAGDAIPENRRHFFALTAKIMRQVICTYARERSAAKRGGDQTRIDIGLVDRELSEQAHRFIVLDQALSQLGKENEDMVRVVECRFFAGMTEPETAEAVGIPMRTVQWLWAQARGRLAHIMEEP; encoded by the coding sequence GTGGAACCCCTCGACGACATCACCCGCCTGCTCGACCAGGCCCGCGATGGCGAACACGAGGCGTGGACGCGCCTGCTGCGCTCGGCCTACGGCGACATCAAGCGGCTGGCGCGCCGGCAGCTGGCCCAGGGCGCGACGATGCCCACGCTCAACACCACCGGGCTGGTCAACGAGTGGTACCTGCGCGTGGCCGACGCCGGCGACGCGATTCCTGAAAACCGCCGGCACTTCTTCGCGTTGACCGCCAAGATCATGCGCCAGGTCATCTGCACCTACGCGCGCGAGCGGTCTGCCGCCAAGCGCGGCGGCGACCAGACGCGCATCGACATCGGCCTGGTCGACCGGGAGCTCAGCGAGCAGGCCCACCGCTTCATCGTGCTGGACCAGGCGCTGTCCCAGCTCGGCAAGGAGAACGAGGACATGGTGCGCGTCGTGGAATGCCGCTTCTTCGCCGGCATGACCGAGCCGGAGACCGCCGAGGCCGTCGGCATCCCGATGCGCACCGTGCAATGGCTGTGGGCGCAGGCGCGCGGCCGGCTCGCGCACATCATGGAAGAACCATGA
- a CDS encoding GFA family protein, giving the protein MYSGSCHCGRVAFDVAVEGPIGDVVECNCSHCSRKGYLLWFQPREQVTFRSGEADLATYTFNKHHIQHRFCTHCGCAPLGFGTGPDGRATAAINVRCLEGVELDTLKRIPFDGRSY; this is encoded by the coding sequence ATGTATTCGGGAAGCTGTCATTGCGGACGGGTCGCGTTCGACGTCGCCGTCGAAGGCCCGATCGGCGACGTCGTGGAGTGCAACTGCTCACATTGCAGCCGCAAGGGCTACCTGCTGTGGTTCCAGCCGCGCGAGCAGGTGACGTTCCGCTCCGGCGAAGCGGACCTGGCGACCTACACGTTCAACAAGCATCACATCCAGCACCGCTTCTGCACGCACTGCGGCTGCGCGCCGCTGGGCTTCGGCACCGGCCCCGACGGTCGCGCCACCGCCGCCATCAACGTGCGCTGCCTGGAAGGCGTCGAGCTGGACACGTTGAAGCGCATTCCGTTCGACGGCCGCAGCTACTGA
- a CDS encoding choice-of-anchor J domain-containing protein, whose protein sequence is MNTATIAPALLALLAGVCGGLAAPAAAAPPRWDRPPTVAEAPAGDAPGECSEGFEDVESLFAEGGWLRRNTSTLEQEWDQALMPGKGSRWEQKIEYLDSNVEGLFFNAHAGTPHSVIFTSLYAHSVLMIPGTGTGTGVLSNWLVTPEITFRPGMRLSFWTRKGFYEYAPIWADAPDRMVVRLCTTGDCSDVGTGPHDTGAFTTTLLTINPQLGMNDDPAGLLGYPYNGWRQFTLTDLPASGTGRIAFQYYVTGAMDVEGAFSGVGNGNMIALDSVELHGAGACPLRATPLFADGFEPGAPRSITQNTGTFAPVDGLVATCVAPTSWLRRFDLDGEFGLDGRVSVDSVDFAVERSYSTVPVEVRLYAIPNEADFVYANLEQIGARTITVDQNDRLSIRTVAVTGTVPDAATHDLVVEIRKNEFHREFYVGFNAQTQTAPSYMAFRGDNCGDHPEPTDMENIGGAPDASLLLRVNLADPAAETGSR, encoded by the coding sequence ATGAACACAGCAACGATCGCACCGGCGCTCCTGGCGCTGCTGGCTGGGGTATGCGGCGGCCTGGCCGCTCCCGCGGCGGCGGCACCGCCGCGCTGGGACCGGCCGCCGACGGTGGCCGAAGCGCCGGCCGGCGACGCACCGGGCGAATGCAGCGAGGGTTTCGAGGACGTCGAGTCGCTGTTCGCCGAAGGCGGCTGGCTGCGCCGCAACACCAGCACGCTCGAGCAGGAATGGGACCAGGCCCTGATGCCGGGCAAGGGCTCCCGCTGGGAACAGAAGATCGAGTACCTCGATTCCAACGTCGAGGGCCTGTTCTTCAACGCGCATGCCGGCACGCCGCACTCGGTGATCTTCACGAGCCTGTACGCGCACTCGGTGCTGATGATACCGGGCACCGGCACCGGTACCGGCGTGCTCAGCAACTGGCTGGTCACGCCCGAGATCACGTTCCGCCCCGGCATGCGCCTGAGCTTCTGGACGCGCAAGGGGTTCTACGAGTACGCGCCGATCTGGGCCGACGCACCGGATCGCATGGTGGTGCGCCTGTGCACGACCGGCGACTGCAGCGACGTGGGCACCGGCCCTCACGACACCGGCGCCTTCACGACGACGCTGCTGACGATCAATCCGCAGCTGGGCATGAACGACGACCCGGCCGGGCTGCTGGGCTATCCCTACAACGGCTGGCGCCAGTTCACGCTGACCGACCTGCCCGCATCGGGCACCGGACGCATCGCGTTCCAGTACTACGTCACCGGTGCGATGGACGTGGAAGGCGCATTCTCCGGCGTCGGCAACGGCAACATGATCGCGCTCGACAGCGTCGAACTGCACGGCGCCGGGGCATGTCCGCTGCGGGCGACGCCGCTGTTCGCCGACGGCTTCGAGCCTGGCGCGCCGCGCTCGATCACCCAGAACACGGGCACCTTCGCGCCGGTGGACGGCCTGGTCGCCACCTGCGTCGCCCCGACGTCCTGGCTGCGCCGCTTCGACCTCGACGGCGAGTTCGGCCTGGACGGGCGCGTGTCGGTCGACTCGGTCGATTTCGCCGTCGAGCGCAGCTACAGCACCGTTCCGGTCGAGGTGCGCCTCTATGCGATTCCCAACGAGGCGGACTTCGTCTATGCCAACCTGGAGCAGATCGGCGCGCGCACGATCACCGTCGACCAGAACGACCGCCTGTCGATCCGCACCGTCGCCGTGACCGGCACGGTGCCCGATGCGGCCACCCACGACCTGGTCGTGGAGATCCGCAAGAACGAGTTCCACCGCGAGTTCTACGTCGGCTTCAACGCGCAGACGCAGACCGCCCCGTCGTACATGGCCTTCCGTGGCGACAACTGCGGCGACCATCCCGAGCCGACCGACATGGAGAACATCGGCGGGGCTCCGGACGCGAGCCTGCTGCTGCGCGTCAACCTCGCCGATCCGGCCGCCGAAACCGGATCGCGCTGA